GCTGCCGGACGGCCGAGGCCGTGTAGACGTTGACGATCCGTCCCCGCCAGGGGCTCGGATCCTCACGGGTCGGGCCCCATTCGAGCATCACCAACCCGCACCCACCGACCACTTCGCCTGCCGACTCCGCCACCCACCCCAGGTACAGGTCCCGCTCCATCGCCCGCGTCACCCAGGCGGCGTACGAGGTGACGGCCTCATGGTGGGCGTGGAGATCGGGATACCGATGCAGTGCGATCATCGCAGCGTCCGCTGACGTGGCCGGCCGGACACTCAGAGGGGCGTGTGGGGACTGGCCGGCCACCAATCCGCTCACGGCTTCCCGTGACGGAGCCGGGCGAGGCGGACGCTGTCATGGCGCTGGCCCTGCCAATTGCGGGCTTCGGGGACGCGGCCGCACTCCCGGTATCCCACCCGCGCCGCAGCGCGGACCATGCGCTCATTGCCACTCCAGGTGGTGAGCGTAACCACGTGGGCGTCCGTTTCCACAAAGGTCACGTCGGTCCACTGTCGGAGGGCTTCACGG
This is a stretch of genomic DNA from Deinococcus ficus. It encodes these proteins:
- a CDS encoding GNAT family N-acetyltransferase, whose amino-acid sequence is MIALHRYPDLHAHHEAVTSYAAWVTRAMERDLYLGWVAESAGEVVGGCGLVMLEWGPTREDPSPWRGRIVNVYTASAVRQQGVARLLLGHALQEARQRGLHTLSLGTTEMARGLYEQAGFRPSGSELVRRSVPPPQD